One window of the Klebsiella sp. WP3-W18-ESBL-02 genome contains the following:
- the puuP gene encoding putrescine/proton symporter PuuP, with protein sequence MATNTSLNIPMQPGKTRLRKSLKLWQVVMMGLAYLTPMTVFDTFGIVSGISNGHVPASYLLALAGVLFTAISYGKLVRQFPEAGSAYTYAQKSISPHVGFMVGWSSLLDYLFLPMINVLLAKIYLSALFPGVPPWVWVATFVAILTAANLKSVNLVANFNTLFVLVQIAIMVVFIVLVVQGLHKGEGVGTVWSLQPFVSENAHLIPIITGATIVCFSFLGFDAVTTLSEETPDAARVIPKAIFLTAVYGGLIFIAASFFMQLFFPDISRFKDPDAALPEIALYVGGKLFQSIFLCTTFVNTLASGLASHASVSRLLYVMGRDNVFPERVFGYVHPKWRTPALNVIMVGVVALSALFFDLVTATALINFGALVAFTFVNLSVFNHFWRRKGYNKSWKDHFHYLLMPLIGALTVGVLWINLEVTSLTLGLVWAMLGGMYLWYLIRRYRKVPLYDGEQRISTVGES encoded by the coding sequence ATGGCAACTAACACTTCGCTGAATATCCCTATGCAGCCGGGAAAAACCCGTCTGCGTAAATCGCTGAAGCTGTGGCAAGTGGTGATGATGGGCCTGGCCTATCTCACGCCGATGACCGTGTTCGATACCTTCGGTATTGTGTCCGGCATCAGTAATGGCCACGTGCCGGCGTCCTACCTGTTAGCGCTGGCCGGGGTGCTGTTTACCGCCATCAGCTACGGCAAACTGGTGCGTCAGTTTCCCGAGGCAGGCTCTGCCTATACCTACGCGCAAAAATCAATTAGCCCCCACGTGGGCTTTATGGTCGGCTGGTCATCGCTGCTGGATTACCTGTTCCTGCCGATGATTAACGTCCTGCTGGCGAAGATTTATCTTTCGGCCCTCTTTCCCGGCGTGCCGCCATGGGTGTGGGTGGCCACGTTCGTGGCAATCCTGACCGCCGCGAACCTGAAAAGCGTTAACCTGGTGGCGAACTTCAATACCCTGTTCGTGCTGGTACAGATAGCCATTATGGTGGTCTTTATCGTACTGGTCGTGCAGGGGCTGCACAAAGGCGAAGGCGTGGGGACCGTATGGTCACTACAGCCGTTTGTCAGTGAAAATGCGCACCTGATCCCTATCATTACCGGGGCGACGATAGTCTGCTTCTCGTTCCTCGGCTTTGATGCGGTGACCACGCTTTCAGAAGAGACGCCGGACGCCGCGCGCGTGATCCCCAAAGCCATCTTCCTGACCGCGGTGTACGGTGGGTTAATCTTCATTGCCGCGTCGTTCTTTATGCAGCTTTTCTTCCCGGATATCAGCCGCTTTAAAGACCCTGACGCCGCGCTGCCGGAGATTGCCCTGTACGTGGGCGGCAAGCTGTTCCAGTCCATCTTCCTGTGCACCACCTTCGTTAACACGCTGGCTTCAGGCCTGGCGTCGCACGCCAGCGTTTCGCGTTTGCTGTACGTGATGGGCCGTGACAACGTCTTTCCGGAACGCGTGTTTGGCTACGTGCATCCGAAATGGCGGACGCCAGCGCTGAACGTGATCATGGTCGGGGTTGTGGCGCTGTCGGCGCTGTTCTTCGACTTAGTCACCGCCACAGCGTTGATTAACTTCGGCGCGCTGGTGGCGTTTACCTTCGTCAACCTGTCGGTGTTCAACCATTTCTGGCGACGCAAAGGCTACAACAAAAGCTGGAAAGATCACTTCCATTACCTGCTGATGCCGCTTATTGGCGCGTTGACGGTCGGCGTGCTGTGGATCAACCTGGAAGTCACATCGTTAACGCTGGGTTTGGTCTGGGCAATGCTGGGGGGAATGTATCTTTGGTATCTGATCCGACGCTATCGCAAAGTACCGCTGTATGACGGCGAGCAGCGGATAAGCACTGTTGGGGAAAGCTAA
- the puuA gene encoding glutamate-putrescine ligase produces METNIVEVESYVQQSEERRGSAFAQEVKRYLERYPNTQSVDVLLTDLNGCFRGKRVPVSSLKKLEKGCYFPASVFAMDILGNVVEEAGLGQEMGEPDRTCVPVLGTLTPSAADPEYVGQMLLTMVDEDGAPFDVEPRNVLNRLWQQLRQRGLFPVVAVELEFYLLDRQRDAEGYLQPPCAPGTDDRNTQSQVYSVDNLNHFADVLNDIDELAQLQLIPADGAVAEASPGQFEINLYHTDNVLDACDDALALKRLVRLMAEKHKMHATFMAKPYEEHAGSGMHIHISLMNNRGENVLADADGEDSALLKKALAGMIDLMPSSMALLAPNVNSYRRFQPGMYVPTQASWGHNNRTVALRIPCGDRHNHRVEYRVAGADANPYLVMATIFAGILHGLDNDLPLQEEVEGNGLEQEGLPFPIRQSDALWEFMQNAPLRHYLGERFCHVYHACKNDELLQFERLITETEIEWMLKNA; encoded by the coding sequence ATGGAAACTAATATCGTTGAAGTAGAGAGCTATGTTCAGCAGTCAGAAGAGAGGCGGGGCAGCGCGTTTGCGCAGGAAGTAAAACGCTACCTTGAACGCTATCCCAACACGCAGTCCGTCGATGTCTTACTGACCGATCTGAACGGCTGTTTCCGCGGTAAGCGCGTGCCGGTCTCCAGCCTGAAAAAACTCGAAAAAGGCTGCTATTTCCCGGCGTCCGTGTTTGCCATGGATATTCTGGGCAACGTGGTTGAAGAAGCGGGGCTCGGACAGGAGATGGGTGAGCCTGACCGCACCTGCGTGCCGGTGCTGGGGACCTTAACGCCTTCGGCGGCAGATCCTGAATACGTTGGGCAGATGTTACTGACCATGGTCGATGAAGATGGCGCTCCCTTTGACGTTGAGCCGCGGAACGTACTCAACCGCCTGTGGCAGCAGCTACGCCAGCGCGGACTGTTCCCGGTAGTAGCGGTAGAGCTGGAGTTCTATTTACTCGACCGTCAACGCGACGCCGAAGGTTATCTGCAGCCACCGTGCGCGCCGGGAACCGATGACCGCAACACCCAGAGCCAGGTCTACTCCGTCGATAACCTCAACCACTTTGCCGACGTACTCAACGACATCGATGAACTGGCACAGCTGCAGCTGATCCCCGCCGATGGCGCGGTCGCCGAAGCCTCTCCGGGCCAGTTTGAAATCAACCTTTATCACACCGATAACGTGCTCGACGCCTGCGATGATGCGCTCGCCCTGAAACGCCTGGTGCGCCTGATGGCGGAAAAGCATAAGATGCACGCCACTTTTATGGCTAAGCCTTATGAAGAGCACGCGGGCAGCGGTATGCACATCCATATCAGCCTGATGAATAACCGCGGTGAAAACGTGCTGGCCGATGCCGATGGCGAAGATTCTGCGCTGCTGAAAAAGGCGCTGGCGGGCATGATCGACCTGATGCCGTCTTCCATGGCGCTGCTGGCACCGAACGTGAACTCGTATCGTCGCTTCCAGCCGGGCATGTACGTGCCGACCCAGGCATCATGGGGCCACAACAACCGCACGGTTGCGCTGCGCATTCCGTGCGGCGATCGCCATAACCATCGCGTGGAGTATCGCGTGGCGGGGGCCGACGCCAACCCATATCTGGTGATGGCGACCATTTTTGCCGGTATTTTGCACGGCCTCGATAACGATCTGCCGTTGCAGGAAGAAGTGGAAGGTAACGGGCTGGAGCAGGAAGGGCTGCCTTTCCCCATCCGCCAGAGCGATGCGCTGTGGGAATTTATGCAAAACGCCCCGCTGCGTCACTATCTGGGCGAACGTTTTTGCCACGTTTACCACGCCTGTAAGAACGATGAACTGCTGCAATTTGAGCGGCTCATCACCGAAACAGAAATTGAGTGGATGTTGAAAAACGCATGA
- the puuD gene encoding gamma-glutamyl-gamma-aminobutyrate hydrolase yields the protein MYKPVIGIVMCRNRLKGHETQTLQEKYLNAIIRAGGLPIALPHALAEPEYLNALLPRLDGIYLPGSPSNVQPHLYGENGDEPDADPGRDLLSMALINAALERRIPIFAICRGLQEMVVATGGSLHRKLCEQPELLEHREDPELPIEQQYAPSHEVQVVAGGLLSRLLPDCSSFWVNSLHGQGAKVVSPRLRVEARAPDGLVEAVSVNDHPFALGVQWHPEWNSSEYALSRILFEGFITACQNHIAEKPRL from the coding sequence ATGTACAAGCCGGTTATCGGTATCGTGATGTGCAGGAACAGGCTTAAGGGTCATGAGACCCAAACCCTGCAAGAAAAGTACCTGAATGCCATTATTCGTGCGGGCGGGTTGCCCATTGCGCTGCCGCATGCGCTGGCAGAGCCTGAATACCTGAACGCACTCCTTCCCAGACTGGACGGTATCTACCTGCCAGGAAGCCCCAGCAATGTGCAGCCGCACCTTTATGGTGAAAACGGCGATGAGCCTGACGCCGATCCCGGGCGAGATCTTCTGAGCATGGCGTTAATCAACGCAGCGCTCGAAAGGCGCATCCCCATTTTCGCCATTTGCCGTGGACTCCAGGAAATGGTGGTGGCGACCGGTGGGTCGTTGCATCGCAAGCTGTGTGAACAGCCGGAGCTGCTGGAGCACCGGGAAGATCCGGAGCTGCCCATTGAGCAGCAATACGCGCCGTCGCATGAAGTTCAGGTGGTGGCGGGCGGGTTGTTATCCCGCCTGTTACCGGATTGCAGTAGCTTTTGGGTCAATTCATTGCACGGTCAGGGAGCTAAAGTGGTCAGCCCTCGGCTGCGTGTTGAGGCGCGTGCGCCGGATGGGCTGGTGGAAGCGGTCAGCGTGAATGACCATCCTTTCGCGCTGGGCGTACAGTGGCACCCGGAATGGAACAGTAGCGAGTACGCGCTTTCGCGTATATTGTTTGAGGGCTTTATCACCGCTTGTCAGAACCATATCGCGGAAAAACCGCGACTCTGA
- the puuR gene encoding HTH-type transcriptional regulator PuuR yields the protein MSDDGLAPGKRLSEIRQKQGLSQRRAAELSGLTHSAISTIEQDKVSPAISTLQKLLKVYGLSLSEFFSEPEKPDEPQVVINQDDLIEMGSQGVSMKLVHNGNPNRTLAMIFETYQPGTTTGERIKHQGEEIGTVLEGEVVLTINGQTYHLVAGQSYAINTGIPHSFSNTSAGICRIISAHTPTTF from the coding sequence ATGAGTGATGACGGACTGGCGCCAGGAAAACGTTTGTCGGAAATCCGCCAGAAGCAGGGACTTTCACAACGTCGTGCCGCCGAACTCTCTGGACTGACGCACAGTGCTATCAGCACGATTGAGCAAGATAAAGTCAGCCCTGCTATCAGTACGCTGCAAAAGCTGCTGAAAGTTTATGGTCTGTCACTCTCGGAATTCTTTTCCGAGCCGGAAAAACCTGATGAGCCGCAGGTCGTTATTAATCAGGATGACCTGATTGAAATGGGCAGTCAGGGGGTGTCGATGAAGCTGGTTCATAACGGTAACCCTAATCGCACGCTGGCAATGATTTTTGAAACGTATCAACCGGGCACCACCACCGGGGAAAGAATAAAGCATCAGGGTGAGGAAATAGGCACTGTACTGGAAGGTGAAGTGGTTCTGACGATTAACGGTCAGACATATCACCTGGTCGCTGGGCAGAGCTATGCCATTAATACCGGCATACCGCACAGCTTCAGTAATACATCGGCAGGAATTTGCCGGATTATCAGCGCCCATACCCCCACCACGTTTTAA
- the puuC gene encoding aldehyde dehydrogenase PuuC, with translation MNFHHLAYWQDKALSLAIENRLFINGEYCAAADNTTFETLDPLTQAPLANIARGQHADVDRAVQGARDAFERGDWSQAAPAKRKAVLNKLADLIEAHAEELALLETLDTGKPIRHSLRDDIPGAARAIRWYAEALDKVYGEVATTSSNELAMIVREPVGVIAAIVPWNFPLLLTCWKLGPALAAGNSVILKPSEKSPLTALRLAGLAKEAGIPDGVLNVVSGFGHEAGQALSLHADIDAIAFTGSTRTGKQLLKDAGDSNMKRVWLEAGGKSANIVFADCPDLQQAVNATAGGIFYNQGQVCIAGTRLLLEDSIADAFLDLLQAQARNWQPGHPLDPATTMGTLIDCAHADTVHTFIREGERKGQLLVDGRQTPWPAAIGPTIFVDVDPTDSLSREEIFGPVLVVTRFKTEAQALALANDSQYGLGAAVWTRDLSRAHRMSRRLKAGSVFVNNYNDGDMTVPFGGYKQSGNGRDKSLHAIEKFTELKTIWISLEA, from the coding sequence ATGAATTTCCATCATCTGGCTTACTGGCAGGATAAAGCGTTAAGTCTCGCCATTGAAAACCGGTTATTTATTAACGGCGAATATTGTGCTGCCGCCGACAATACGACCTTTGAAACCCTTGACCCGCTTACCCAGGCTCCGCTGGCAAACATTGCCCGTGGTCAACACGCCGACGTGGATCGCGCGGTACAAGGCGCTCGCGATGCATTTGAACGCGGCGACTGGTCGCAGGCGGCGCCGGCGAAACGTAAGGCGGTGCTGAACAAACTCGCCGACTTAATAGAAGCCCATGCGGAAGAGCTGGCGCTGCTGGAAACGCTGGATACCGGAAAGCCGATTCGTCATAGCCTGCGCGATGATATTCCTGGCGCGGCGCGCGCGATTCGCTGGTACGCCGAGGCGCTGGATAAAGTGTATGGCGAAGTCGCCACCACGAGCAGTAATGAGCTGGCGATGATTGTGCGCGAGCCGGTTGGCGTGATTGCTGCCATTGTCCCGTGGAACTTCCCGCTGCTGCTGACCTGCTGGAAATTAGGCCCCGCGCTGGCAGCGGGCAACAGCGTCATCCTGAAACCGTCGGAAAAATCCCCGCTGACGGCACTGCGCCTGGCCGGGCTGGCAAAAGAGGCGGGCATTCCTGACGGCGTGCTGAACGTGGTAAGCGGCTTCGGGCATGAAGCCGGGCAGGCGCTGTCCTTGCATGCGGATATCGATGCGATCGCCTTTACCGGCTCCACCCGCACCGGCAAACAACTGCTGAAAGATGCCGGCGACAGCAATATGAAACGCGTCTGGCTGGAAGCGGGCGGTAAAAGCGCCAATATCGTCTTCGCCGATTGCCCTGATTTACAGCAGGCCGTCAACGCCACGGCGGGCGGTATTTTCTACAACCAGGGGCAGGTGTGCATTGCCGGTACGCGCTTGCTGCTTGAAGACAGCATTGCCGATGCGTTTTTAGACCTTTTACAAGCGCAGGCGCGCAACTGGCAGCCTGGCCATCCTCTCGACCCGGCCACCACCATGGGGACACTGATCGATTGCGCCCATGCTGACACCGTGCACACCTTTATTCGTGAAGGCGAGCGCAAGGGGCAGCTGCTGGTGGACGGTCGTCAGACGCCGTGGCCTGCGGCAATCGGCCCGACCATTTTCGTTGACGTTGACCCTACAGATTCCCTCAGCCGGGAAGAAATTTTTGGCCCGGTGCTGGTGGTCACTCGCTTTAAAACCGAAGCGCAGGCGCTTGCGCTGGCCAACGATAGCCAATACGGACTGGGCGCGGCGGTATGGACGCGCGACCTGTCCCGCGCTCACCGCATGAGCCGCCGCCTGAAGGCCGGCTCGGTCTTCGTGAACAACTATAACGATGGCGATATGACGGTGCCGTTCGGCGGCTACAAGCAGAGCGGTAATGGTCGCGATAAATCGCTGCACGCCATTGAAAAATTCACTGAACTTAAAACCATTTGGATCAGCCTGGAGGCTTAA
- the puuB gene encoding gamma-glutamylputrescine oxidase produces MTEHTTSYYAASANKYAPFPTLDESIHCDVCVVGGGYTGLSSALHLAEAGYDVVVLEAARIGFGASGRNGGQLVNSYSRDIDVIEKSYGMDTARMLGSMMFEGGEIIRERIQRYQIDCDYRPGGLFVAMNHKQLATLEEQKENWERYGNTQLELLDEKAIRREVDSERYTGALLDHSGGHIHPLNLAIGEADAIRLNGGRVYELSAVTGIQHTSPAVVTTAKGQVTAKFVIVAGNAYLGDKVEPELAKRSMPCGTQVITTEPLSDELARSLLPNNYCVEDCNYLLDYYRLTADNRLLYGGGVVYGARDPDDVERLVVPKLLKTFPQLKGVKIDYRWTGNFLLTLSRMPQFGRLDKNIYYMQGYSGHGVTCTHLAGRLISELLRGDAERFDAFANLPHYPFPGGRTLRVPFTAMGAAYYSLRDRLGV; encoded by the coding sequence ATGACCGAACATACCACCAGTTATTACGCCGCCAGCGCCAATAAATATGCGCCATTCCCGACCCTTGATGAGTCCATTCATTGCGACGTCTGCGTGGTGGGCGGCGGCTATACCGGCCTGTCGTCGGCGCTGCATCTGGCCGAAGCGGGGTACGACGTGGTTGTGCTGGAGGCCGCGCGGATTGGCTTCGGCGCCAGCGGGCGTAACGGCGGGCAGCTGGTTAACTCCTACAGTCGCGATATTGATGTTATCGAAAAAAGCTACGGTATGGACACGGCGAGAATGCTCGGCAGCATGATGTTTGAAGGCGGTGAGATTATCCGTGAACGCATTCAGCGTTATCAGATCGACTGCGACTACCGTCCGGGCGGGCTGTTTGTGGCGATGAATCACAAGCAGCTGGCGACGCTGGAAGAGCAAAAAGAGAACTGGGAGCGCTACGGTAATACGCAGCTGGAGCTGCTGGATGAAAAGGCGATCCGCCGTGAGGTGGATAGCGAGCGCTACACCGGCGCGCTGCTGGATCACAGCGGCGGGCATATTCATCCGCTGAATCTTGCCATCGGGGAAGCCGACGCTATTCGTCTGAACGGCGGCCGCGTTTATGAACTGTCGGCAGTCACCGGCATCCAGCACACCTCGCCGGCGGTGGTCACGACCGCCAAAGGACAGGTGACGGCGAAGTTCGTGATCGTCGCGGGTAACGCGTATCTGGGTGACAAAGTGGAACCTGAGCTAGCCAAACGCAGCATGCCGTGTGGCACCCAGGTGATTACCACCGAGCCGCTGTCCGATGAGCTGGCGCGTTCGTTGCTGCCGAATAACTATTGCGTCGAAGACTGTAACTATCTGCTTGATTACTACCGCCTGACCGCCGACAACCGTCTGCTTTACGGCGGCGGGGTGGTTTACGGGGCGCGCGATCCTGATGACGTTGAGCGACTGGTGGTCCCGAAACTGTTGAAAACCTTCCCGCAGTTGAAAGGGGTCAAAATCGACTATCGCTGGACCGGTAACTTCCTGCTGACGCTTTCGCGCATGCCGCAGTTCGGTCGACTGGATAAAAATATTTATTACATGCAGGGCTACAGCGGCCATGGTGTGACCTGTACCCACCTGGCCGGACGGCTGATTTCGGAACTGCTGCGCGGGGACGCGGAGCGTTTTGATGCGTTCGCCAATCTGCCGCACTACCCGTTCCCGGGCGGGCGGACGCTGCGCGTACCGTTTACCGCGATGGGCGCGGCCTATTACAGCCTGCGCGATCGTCTGGGCGTGTGA